GAATTCTGCCATCCAGCAAGAAGGTACCATTATATTATGCAGTTCAGCGCTAAACATTAGGAATTTGATTAATAAAGATTTTTGGCTCTAAGGACATACTAAAACTCCTCAAAATTGAATGACATTCAGACAACGCTTGTCTACTGTTGCTGAAGAAGGAATATTTAGTTAACTCTTGCTGTCTGTTAGTTTCCTCTGCTGCTCAgttgttttatttacttctaaCAGCATTTAGTATCAAACAGGTTAAGTAATTTAAGCAAGCATACATTTCCCTTTCTGGTCTGTTTGATGCTTAACTACACGCCAAATTTTAGATCATCTGACCAACATTTTgatattaaaattcatttttttcttctatagcCTTCCTCACTGCTGCTTTACATTTTCCTTCCCTAATGCAACAGCTAGTTaggtttttcatttccttcttctttcccttcccttgtaACTGTGAGCACTCCAGTAGATTGCATCATTAGGTTGGGTCCTGTGAGCTGTTTTGCTCTTTTCCAAGTATCTGATTCAGCAGCCCAGAGCCCACTGCTTGCCAGAAAGTCGCCGTTGCTTCTAGGCTGGCGCTTGCCTACTTGTTTTGACCGTCTGAGAGATGAGACTTTGTTTGCCAGAACCACTGTTGAGAGAAATAGCAGGGTACAGATGAGAAAGAGCACTGCGATTGTAATTAAGCAGATTAGCATAGCCATGTTGCTGTGGCTTTGCTCGCAGacatcctttttaaaaacttcaccGAGACTTTGACTTGTGCTTTCAGTGCTCTCGGTTGTTGGAGAACTGTTCCTGACAGTGTAAGGCGGGTAGAGCTTCCGTGCAGATGTAGGAGTTAAAGATGCAGCGCTAGAAGATGATGTTCTTTCAGGCGTGTTTGTAGAATTAACTTTGTAATCCATTTCTGGGTTAGGGTTACTTTCAGTTTGATGTCTGTTCATGCTGTTTTGAATGGTGGGATCCCAAATAGTATTGTTAGCCCACAAACGTGTATAGTTTGCTGTTGCTTCAGGCAACATGGAAAAAACTGTTGTCATTAGAAAGGCAAGATGCAGGTACTGTCCTGTG
This is a stretch of genomic DNA from Jaculus jaculus isolate mJacJac1 chromosome 9, mJacJac1.mat.Y.cur, whole genome shotgun sequence. It encodes these proteins:
- the Evi2a gene encoding protein EVI2A is translated as MDMEHTGQYLHLAFLMTTVFSMLPEATANYTRLWANNTIWDPTIQNSMNRHQTESNPNPEMDYKVNSTNTPERTSSSSAASLTPTSARKLYPPYTVRNSSPTTESTESTSQSLGEVFKKDVCEQSHSNMAMLICLITIAVLFLICTLLFLSTVVLANKVSSLRRSKQVGKRQPRSNGDFLASSGLWAAESDTWKRAKQLTGPNLMMQSTGVLTVTREGKEEGNEKPN